The following are encoded together in the Scomber scombrus chromosome 7, fScoSco1.1, whole genome shotgun sequence genome:
- the ccdc12 gene encoding coiled-coil domain-containing protein 12 — MERNVGSLQVQALKRKERLKALRDKQFHRQEDGDDEPERKKASLEEPAEEKHRELKLRNYSPEDEELKQRQVPKAKPASVEDKVKDQLEAANPEPIIEEVDLANLAPRKPDWDLKRDVAKKLEKLERRTQRAIAELIRDRLRGSEEELAAAVGAVGVEEGDSD, encoded by the exons ATGGAGCGAAATGTTGGTTCACTACAGGTGCAGGCcctgaagagaaaagaaaggctAAAAGCATTAAGAGATAAACAATTTCAT AGGCAAGAGGATGGAGATGATGAgccagagaggaaaaaagcttCACTAGAGGAGCCTGCAGAAGAGAAGCACAG aGAGCTGAAGCTGAGAAACTATTCTCCAGAGGATGAAGAGCTGAAGCAGAGGCAAGTGCCCAAAGCCAAACCTGCATCAG TGGAAGATAAAGTAAAAGACCAGTTAGAGGCAGCAAATCCAGAGCCCATCATTGAAGAAGTG gATCTGGCGAATCTTGCCCCAAGAAAGCCAGACTG GGATCTAAAGCGTGATGTCGCAAAGAAACTGGAGAAGTTGGAGAGGAGAACGCAGAGAGCCATCGCTGAACTCATCC GTGATCGTCTCCGAGGCAGTGAGGAGGAGCTGGCTGCAGCAGTGGGAGCAGTTGGAGTAGAGGAGGGAGACTCAGACTGA